A DNA window from Loxodonta africana isolate mLoxAfr1 chromosome 7, mLoxAfr1.hap2, whole genome shotgun sequence contains the following coding sequences:
- the LOC135231879 gene encoding olfactory receptor 5I1-like, whose translation MEKVNGTVKTEFFLLGFSDHPELQRLLFAVFFSIYSVTLMGNLGMIFLITSSPHLHTPMYFFLCILSLIDACYSSVIAPKLLVDLVCDKKTISYNGCAAQLYFFISLVDTESFLLAAMAYDRYIAICNPLLYTVIMSKRICCQLAMGAFLGGTVSSIIHTTNTFHLTFCSKEINHFFCDVSPLFSLSCTDTYIHDIVLVVFASLFEAVCLLTVLLSYVFIIAALLKISSAEGRKKGFLICASHLIVVTIYHGTLIFIYLHPGTGHSLDIDKVTSVFYTLIIPVLNPLIYSLRNKDVKNAFRKLISSKLLS comes from the coding sequence atggagaaagtGAACGGCACAGTGAAGACTGAGTTCTTCCTCCTGGGATTTAGTGACCACCCAGAACTTCAGAGGCTTCTTTTTGCTGTGTTCTTTTCCATCTACTCAGTGACGCTCATGGGGAACCTTGGGATGATTTTTTTAATCACAAGCAGTCCCCACCTGCACACACCTATGTACTTTTTCCTCTGCATATTGTCCCTCATAGATGCATGCTACTCTTCTGTCATTGCTCCCAAATTACTGGTGGACTTGGTTTGTGATAAGAAGACAATTTCTTACAATGGATGTGCTGCACAGctctattttttcatttctttggttgATACAGAATCTTTCCTCTTGGCTGCCATGGCTTACGACCGGTACATAGcaatctgcaacccactgctttaTACTGTTATTATGTCCAAGAGAATTTGTTGCCAGCTTGCAATGGGAGCATTTTTGGGGGGCACCGTGAGCTCCATTATCCACACCACTAACACCTTCCATCTCACTTTCTGCTCCAAAGAAATTAACCATTTCTTTTGTGATGTCTCCCCTCTATTTTCACTGTCCTGCACAGACACCTACATCCATGACATAGTTCTGGTGGTCTTTGCTAGTTTGTTTGAAGCTGTCTGTCTTCTAACAGTTCTTCTCTCATATGTCTTCATCATAGCTGCTCTCCTCAAGATAAGTTCTgctgagggaagaaagaaaggttTCCTCATTTGTGCTTCCCACCTGATCGTTGTCACTATCTACCATGGTACGTtgattttcatttatttgcaCCCTGGTACAGGTCATTCACTGGATATCGACAAAGTGACCTCTGTGTTCTATACATTGATTATACCTGTGTTGAATCCCCTGATTTACAGTCTAAGGAACAAAGATGTCAAAAATGCCTTTAGAAAACTTATCAGTTCAAAATTGCTTTCTTAA